Proteins from a genomic interval of Chryseobacterium indologenes:
- a CDS encoding DUF2314 domain-containing protein: protein MDNHITIEVDDKFIYNLYKASSTLWYFDQLIAGGFTGYNSIKFKDKNDVFVWLENIEIEGKYYKGVLAETGQPEIVLRKESVDWLLIDNQRLIGGYTIRHYYNMLSEDERVNFEIYCGYRIDHGNDFFRPDRSTPEGAIITLENFYNENNMEGILSCKDFYLEAENVMQEHNMDWDSEIHSKVVSVLRVSLLEDLENKGFPNFETIERVFNLIERRKDQELIEETLYYPDGFITVNKFWVGLTKDNGWKVLNLVE from the coding sequence ATGGACAATCATATAACAATTGAGGTCGATGATAAATTTATATATAATTTATATAAGGCCAGCAGCACGCTATGGTACTTCGATCAGTTGATCGCAGGTGGATTTACAGGATATAATTCTATAAAGTTCAAAGACAAAAATGATGTTTTCGTTTGGTTGGAAAATATTGAAATTGAAGGAAAATATTACAAAGGAGTTCTCGCTGAAACAGGTCAGCCGGAAATCGTTCTCCGAAAAGAATCTGTTGACTGGCTGTTAATAGATAACCAACGACTGATAGGTGGCTACACCATACGTCATTATTACAATATGCTATCAGAGGATGAAAGAGTAAATTTTGAAATATATTGTGGATATCGTATTGATCATGGGAATGATTTTTTCAGACCAGACCGTTCAACTCCTGAAGGTGCAATAATCACTTTGGAAAATTTTTACAATGAAAATAATATGGAAGGTATTTTATCCTGTAAAGATTTTTATCTGGAAGCGGAAAATGTGATGCAAGAACACAATATGGATTGGGATTCAGAAATCCATTCTAAAGTAGTAAGCGTGCTGAGGGTTTCTCTATTAGAGGATTTAGAGAATAAAGGTTTTCCAAATTTTGAGACCATTGAGCGCGTGTTCAACCTTATAGAGAGAAGAAAAGATCAGGAGCTAATTGAAGAAACGCTTTACTATCCGGACGGATTTATAACGGTCAATAAATTTTGGGTTGGTCTAACAAAGGATAACGGTTGGAAAGTGTTGAATCTTGTTGAATAA
- a CDS encoding relaxase/mobilization nuclease domain-containing protein — translation MIAKIGKGANLYGVITYNFQKVASENGEILGLNNMPESFDGTYSVSYLMKCFDPYLTANNKTEKPIRHISLNPDPNDKVVDDDLINIANEYMKKMGFGNQPYIIFKHTDIERTHMHIVTTCVKSDGKKIPDYNDHGKSMTICRNIEKEYGLLPATEKLTKDELNFRPVNHKKGNIKSQISAVVRYIPQHYQFQTLGGYNALLSLFNITAEEVKGEIQGQPKSGLVYFALDEKGNKASNPFKASLFGKKAGMEFLLSHFEESKIAMKSSPAKSILKNTCESVLAITNSEIEFKKQLAKQGINIVVRRNDEGRIYGVTFIDHESHSVWNGSQLGKNLSANFFNEYWSIGARPLSDDYGTGQKNDLPIHKLFDFIDEGILTNLTDNFIEGTGSMIPGSQGEDFEEIDFENRMKRKSKRKRRKL, via the coding sequence ATGATCGCTAAAATTGGGAAAGGAGCAAACCTTTACGGAGTAATTACCTACAATTTTCAAAAAGTAGCAAGTGAAAATGGGGAGATTCTTGGTCTTAATAATATGCCGGAAAGTTTCGATGGAACTTATTCGGTCAGTTATCTAATGAAATGTTTTGATCCATATCTTACAGCTAACAATAAAACAGAGAAACCAATCCGTCATATTTCTTTAAATCCTGATCCGAATGATAAAGTAGTGGACGATGATCTTATTAATATTGCCAATGAATATATGAAAAAAATGGGATTTGGAAATCAGCCTTACATTATATTTAAACATACAGATATTGAAAGAACCCATATGCACATAGTTACCACATGTGTAAAATCTGACGGAAAGAAAATTCCCGATTATAATGATCACGGCAAATCGATGACTATCTGCAGGAATATTGAAAAGGAATATGGGTTATTGCCCGCAACGGAAAAATTAACTAAAGATGAGCTTAATTTTAGACCTGTTAACCATAAAAAAGGAAATATCAAGAGCCAGATTTCAGCGGTGGTCCGATATATACCCCAACACTACCAATTTCAGACTCTTGGGGGGTATAACGCGCTTTTATCATTATTTAATATCACCGCCGAAGAGGTTAAAGGAGAAATTCAGGGACAGCCTAAAAGTGGTCTTGTTTATTTTGCGTTGGATGAAAAAGGTAATAAAGCGAGCAATCCTTTTAAAGCTTCATTATTCGGAAAAAAGGCTGGAATGGAATTTCTACTCAGTCATTTTGAAGAAAGCAAAATCGCTATGAAATCCAGCCCAGCAAAATCAATTTTAAAGAATACCTGTGAATCTGTTCTAGCAATTACCAATAGTGAGATAGAATTTAAAAAACAGTTGGCAAAACAGGGAATCAATATTGTAGTACGCAGAAATGATGAAGGTAGAATTTATGGTGTAACTTTTATCGACCATGAAAGTCATTCTGTCTGGAACGGCTCACAGTTAGGGAAGAACCTTTCTGCAAATTTCTTTAACGAGTATTGGTCGATAGGGGCAAGGCCACTCAGCGATGATTATGGTACTGGTCAAAAAAATGACCTGCCGATCCATAAATTATTTGATTTCATAGATGAAGGAATTTTAACCAATCTGACCGATAATTTTATTGAGGGAACGGGCTCAATGATACCAGGATCACAGGGAGAAGATTTTGAGGAAATTGATTTTGAAAACCGGATGAAAAGAAAGAGTAAACGTAAACGTAGAAAACTGTGA
- a CDS encoding ParA family protein: protein MFKNLEKWKKRKKTLFVAFSSQKGGVGKSTFTAILASTLHYSRGLNVAVFDCDYPQHSLAQMRQRDQSAIMKNETFKKLAFQQFKTINKKAYPIFQCKPELALKEAEQFLKLSPIPVDIIFFDLPGTVNTPGLLSTLAGMNHIFSPITADRVVLESTLSFTDVMTNVLIKNGETSIETIRLFWNQVDGRERSVLYNHYDKIIHELGLTLMETRVTDSKRFRKESESEAKTVFRSTLLPPDRRLVRSCKMDMFIEEFLKTIKLKDNG from the coding sequence ATTTTTAAAAATCTAGAAAAATGGAAAAAAAGAAAAAAAACATTATTTGTGGCATTCTCCAGCCAAAAGGGAGGTGTCGGTAAAAGTACTTTCACCGCGATTTTAGCGAGTACATTACATTATAGTCGAGGACTTAATGTAGCTGTTTTTGACTGCGACTATCCCCAACACAGTCTTGCCCAGATGAGACAGAGAGACCAATCCGCAATTATGAAAAATGAGACCTTTAAAAAATTGGCTTTCCAACAATTTAAGACAATAAATAAGAAAGCTTATCCCATATTTCAATGTAAGCCTGAACTTGCCTTAAAAGAAGCAGAGCAATTTTTAAAATTGTCGCCCATTCCTGTTGACATCATATTTTTTGATCTACCTGGAACAGTTAACACTCCCGGCCTTCTAAGCACTCTTGCGGGAATGAACCACATTTTTTCTCCGATAACTGCGGATCGCGTTGTGCTTGAAAGTACACTTTCTTTTACCGATGTCATGACCAACGTTTTGATCAAAAATGGAGAGACCTCGATTGAAACAATTAGACTCTTCTGGAATCAGGTAGACGGCAGGGAAAGGTCTGTTCTATATAACCATTATGATAAAATAATTCATGAACTGGGATTGACATTGATGGAAACTAGAGTTACTGACAGCAAACGATTCAGAAAAGAAAGTGAATCAGAAGCGAAAACGGTTTTTAGGTCAACTCTGCTCCCACCGGATAGAAGACTTGTAAGGTCCTGTAAAATGGATATGTTCATTGAGGAATTTCTGAAAACAATAAAACTGAAGGATAATGGATAA
- a CDS encoding DUF3408 domain-containing protein, which yields MDKNEKKANLPKVDEEYLMQVMAEGTRDPNLPVQQEPSAENKPVVKDKPKGKRQPEGSYGELFLKNHSMNRRGEKSIYIRPEYHERLSRIVQVIGEDKIPLYAYLDNILNHHFELFEKAITDDFNDKFKPIF from the coding sequence ATGGATAAAAATGAGAAAAAAGCGAACCTCCCAAAAGTTGATGAAGAATATCTTATGCAAGTTATGGCTGAGGGTACACGGGATCCAAATCTGCCAGTTCAGCAAGAACCTTCTGCTGAAAATAAGCCTGTGGTGAAAGATAAACCGAAAGGAAAAAGACAGCCAGAAGGAAGCTACGGGGAACTTTTTCTTAAAAATCATTCCATGAACCGAAGAGGTGAAAAGAGTATCTATATCAGGCCGGAATATCATGAACGTTTATCAAGAATAGTACAGGTTATTGGCGAAGATAAAATCCCGTTGTATGCCTATCTAGACAATATTCTGAATCACCACTTTGAACTTTTTGAAAAGGCAATTACAGATGACTTCAATGATAAGTTTAAACCAATCTTCTAA
- a CDS encoding DUF3408 domain-containing protein, with the protein MKKQQNSQLKKTLHIDEYECAFLKPTSTVARCGKSVYICSDFHKKLTRIVCILGDGEITLTDYIHNVLKQHFENFADEINTIHALNQKPIL; encoded by the coding sequence ATGAAAAAACAACAGAATAGCCAATTGAAAAAAACACTTCATATAGATGAGTATGAATGTGCTTTTTTAAAGCCGACAAGTACTGTAGCCAGATGTGGAAAATCGGTTTACATATGTTCGGATTTTCACAAGAAACTTACCCGGATCGTATGTATCCTTGGGGACGGTGAAATTACCCTCACTGACTATATCCATAATGTCCTGAAGCAGCATTTTGAAAATTTCGCTGACGAGATAAACACAATCCATGCCCTGAACCAAAAACCAATATTATAA
- a CDS encoding DUF4134 domain-containing protein, whose translation MEKQRKRILMTALLMMSTFGAFAQGNGQGGIQEATQMVTSYFDPATKLVYAIGAVVGLIGGVKVYNKFSSGDPDTSKTAASWFGACIFLIVAATILRSFFL comes from the coding sequence ATGGAAAAACAAAGAAAAAGAATTTTGATGACAGCATTGTTAATGATGTCAACTTTTGGCGCATTTGCCCAGGGAAACGGTCAGGGCGGTATTCAGGAAGCAACTCAAATGGTTACTTCTTATTTTGATCCTGCAACAAAATTGGTTTATGCTATCGGCGCAGTAGTCGGGCTGATTGGAGGTGTCAAGGTTTACAACAAATTTAGCTCTGGTGACCCCGATACCAGTAAGACTGCTGCCAGTTGGTTTGGAGCATGTATTTTTTTAATTGTCGCGGCTACGATCTTACGATCATTCTTCCTGTAG
- a CDS encoding DNA adenine methylase, with translation MTTAKKIVTPLTYYGGKQKLAKVIIPLIPPHKTYVEPFVGGGAIFWSKPITEVEVINDYNRELINFYEMVQNQFVELEKLIRISLHSRSLHNDALVIYNNPHLFDRLKRAWAVWVLCNQSFSSIIGDTWGYDKTSSTSARKISNKRNSFSEEYAIRLQNVQIENTDALRIINSRDHISAFHYCDPPYYNSDCGHYDGYTREDYSSLLRCLSQISGKFLLSSYPSPELKQYIKNEGWYTLQMQSSVMVDNAHGKPHKKKIEVLTANYDLNAIQGTINF, from the coding sequence ATGACGACAGCAAAAAAAATAGTTACTCCATTAACATATTATGGGGGTAAACAAAAACTCGCAAAGGTTATAATTCCTCTTATCCCGCCACATAAAACATACGTTGAGCCTTTTGTCGGTGGCGGGGCTATATTTTGGTCAAAACCTATTACCGAGGTTGAAGTTATCAACGACTACAATAGGGAATTGATCAATTTCTACGAAATGGTCCAAAACCAGTTCGTAGAATTGGAAAAGCTGATCAGAATAAGTCTCCACAGTAGATCCTTACACAACGACGCCCTAGTGATTTACAACAACCCTCACTTATTTGACAGGTTAAAGCGTGCCTGGGCAGTATGGGTTCTCTGTAACCAATCCTTTAGTTCAATTATCGGGGACACCTGGGGCTACGACAAAACCAGTTCTACGAGCGCCAGAAAGATCAGCAATAAGCGCAACTCATTTTCAGAGGAATATGCGATCAGGTTACAGAATGTTCAGATCGAGAATACCGATGCTCTCCGCATCATTAATTCACGCGATCACATTTCTGCATTTCATTACTGTGATCCACCATATTACAATTCTGACTGTGGCCATTATGACGGCTATACGAGAGAAGATTATTCCTCACTCCTACGGTGCCTGTCCCAGATCAGTGGGAAATTTCTGCTGAGCAGTTATCCGAGCCCTGAGTTAAAGCAATACATAAAAAACGAGGGCTGGTACACTTTACAGATGCAGTCCAGTGTAATGGTGGATAATGCACATGGAAAACCGCATAAAAAGAAGATTGAGGTCTTGACGGCGAATTACGACCTGAACGCAATTCAGGGAACTATAAACTTTTAG
- a CDS encoding DUF4133 domain-containing protein: MKTFNINKGVGRSVEFKGLKAQYLFIFAAGLLGVLILVMIMYMIGLNSYVCLVLGTTGSSVLIWQTFSLNGKYGEHGLMKIASKKRHPRFIISQKRIYRLLKSKLNFKSIK; this comes from the coding sequence ATGAAAACATTTAATATCAATAAAGGTGTGGGCCGTTCGGTTGAATTTAAAGGGCTTAAGGCCCAGTACCTTTTCATTTTTGCGGCAGGTCTTCTGGGTGTATTGATCCTGGTCATGATCATGTACATGATTGGTCTAAACTCCTATGTATGCCTTGTACTGGGAACTACGGGATCATCGGTTCTCATCTGGCAGACTTTCTCACTTAATGGGAAGTATGGTGAACATGGACTTATGAAAATAGCTTCAAAAAAGCGACATCCTAGGTTCATTATCAGCCAAAAGCGGATTTATCGCTTACTAAAATCCAAGTTGAATTTCAAATCAATCAAATAA
- the traG gene encoding TraG family conjugative transposon ATPase, translated as MRNMAKTRTLESRFPLLAVEENCIISKEADITVCFKVILPEVFTVSSAEYDAMHSAWHKAIKTLPDHSIVLKQDWFIKESYEPDLSKEDISFLGKSYQQHFNERPFLNHYCYLFLTKTSKERMRMQSNFSSLCKGVLIPKEIRDKENIHRFMEAVAQFERILNDSGFISLERLTSEEITGTDNIPGLLDQYLTLSRAKDEPLQDISLGNEEVRVGNKRLCVHTLSDTDDLPGTVSIDSRYEKLSTDRSDCLLSFASPVGLLLNCNHIYNQYIFLDNSDDNLRKFEKSARNMHSLAKYSRSNQINREWIEKYLNEAHSFGLSSIRAHFNVIAWSDDPAELKRIKNDTGSALALMECKPRHNTVDVATLFWAAMPGNAGDFPSEESFYTFIEPALCFFTEETNYHDSPSHFGIKMADRLTGKPVHLDISDFPMKKGIITNRNKFILGPSGSGKSFFTNHMVRQYWEQGSHVLLIDTGNSYQGLCEMIKGKTKGQDGVYFTYTEDNPISFNPFYTDDNVFDIEKRESIKTLILTLWKRDDEPPKRSEEVALSNAVSGYIEHIKNSDVKPSFNGFYEYVKNEYKQVLQAKEVREKDFDLANFLNVLEPYYKGGEYDYLLNSEKELDLLNKRFIVFEIDAIKDHKILFPIVTIIIMETFINKMRRLKGIRKLILIEEAWKAIAKEGFAEYIKYLFKTVRKFFGEAIVVTQEVDDIIHSPVVKETIINNSDCKILLDQRKYMNKFDDIQAMLGLTEKEKSQILSINMNNDPSRKYKEVWIGLGGTHSAVYATEVSMAEYYAYTTEETEKLEVMQLAEELGGNVEHAIKRIVLKNTANQNNN; from the coding sequence ATGAGAAATATGGCAAAGACAAGGACACTTGAATCAAGGTTTCCGCTACTTGCAGTTGAAGAGAACTGTATTATATCGAAAGAAGCGGACATCACTGTATGTTTCAAAGTTATCCTTCCGGAAGTATTTACGGTATCATCTGCTGAGTATGATGCAATGCACTCTGCCTGGCATAAAGCGATAAAAACCTTGCCCGATCATTCAATCGTGCTAAAACAGGATTGGTTCATTAAAGAGAGTTATGAACCGGATCTTTCCAAAGAAGATATAAGCTTTTTAGGGAAATCCTATCAACAGCATTTCAATGAGCGACCATTCTTAAACCATTACTGTTATCTATTTCTGACCAAGACCAGTAAGGAAAGAATGCGGATGCAATCTAATTTCTCCTCGCTTTGCAAAGGTGTCTTGATACCCAAAGAAATACGTGACAAAGAAAACATCCATAGGTTCATGGAGGCCGTGGCACAGTTTGAACGGATTTTAAATGACAGTGGATTTATATCTCTTGAAAGGCTTACGAGTGAGGAAATTACCGGAACTGACAATATTCCTGGCCTCCTTGACCAATACTTAACCCTTTCAAGAGCCAAAGATGAACCTTTACAGGACATATCTCTTGGAAACGAAGAAGTGCGCGTTGGTAATAAAAGGCTCTGTGTACATACCTTATCGGACACCGATGATCTTCCTGGTACTGTTTCAATAGATAGCAGGTACGAGAAACTATCAACGGACCGTAGTGACTGTTTACTGTCATTTGCTTCACCTGTTGGTTTGTTGCTTAACTGTAATCATATCTACAACCAATACATCTTTTTGGATAATTCTGACGATAACCTCAGAAAATTTGAGAAATCCGCACGGAACATGCATTCGTTGGCAAAGTATAGCCGAAGCAATCAGATAAATCGGGAATGGATCGAAAAATATCTCAATGAAGCGCATTCTTTTGGTCTTTCTTCGATAAGGGCACATTTCAATGTGATAGCCTGGTCAGATGATCCTGCAGAGTTGAAACGTATAAAAAATGATACCGGCAGTGCACTGGCCCTAATGGAATGCAAGCCAAGACATAACACTGTTGATGTCGCTACGCTGTTTTGGGCAGCAATGCCCGGCAATGCAGGCGACTTTCCAAGTGAGGAAAGCTTCTATACGTTTATTGAACCAGCGCTCTGTTTTTTTACCGAGGAAACAAATTACCATGATTCCCCCTCTCATTTCGGGATAAAAATGGCAGATCGGCTCACGGGAAAACCAGTTCATCTGGATATATCTGATTTCCCGATGAAAAAAGGTATCATCACAAACAGAAATAAATTCATTCTTGGTCCTTCCGGTTCGGGCAAGTCTTTTTTCACTAACCACATGGTTCGCCAATACTGGGAACAGGGATCGCATGTTTTATTGATCGATACCGGGAATTCATATCAGGGGTTATGTGAAATGATAAAGGGTAAGACCAAAGGGCAAGACGGGGTATATTTCACTTACACCGAAGATAATCCAATATCCTTTAACCCATTCTATACAGACGACAACGTTTTTGATATTGAAAAAAGGGAAAGTATTAAGACGCTTATCCTAACACTATGGAAGCGAGATGATGAACCACCAAAACGTTCAGAAGAAGTTGCTTTATCGAATGCGGTAAGCGGGTACATCGAACATATTAAAAACAGCGATGTTAAACCGTCCTTCAATGGATTTTACGAATATGTCAAGAACGAATACAAGCAAGTTCTCCAAGCCAAGGAAGTCCGGGAAAAAGACTTTGACCTTGCCAATTTTCTAAATGTGCTAGAGCCTTACTATAAAGGTGGAGAATATGACTATTTACTAAATTCCGAAAAGGAGCTGGATCTACTGAATAAACGGTTTATTGTTTTCGAAATCGACGCTATCAAGGATCATAAAATTCTTTTCCCCATTGTGACCATTATTATAATGGAAACTTTTATCAATAAGATGAGGCGGTTAAAGGGTATCCGGAAGCTAATTCTGATTGAAGAGGCTTGGAAAGCGATAGCAAAAGAAGGTTTCGCGGAATACATAAAATACCTCTTTAAAACGGTCAGAAAATTCTTCGGAGAAGCAATCGTCGTGACCCAAGAGGTAGATGACATCATTCATTCACCCGTGGTCAAAGAGACTATCATCAACAACTCTGATTGCAAAATTCTCCTTGATCAGCGTAAATATATGAATAAGTTCGATGACATCCAAGCGATGCTAGGTCTTACCGAAAAAGAGAAATCCCAGATACTTTCGATCAATATGAACAATGATCCTTCCAGAAAATATAAGGAAGTATGGATCGGGCTTGGGGGCACTCACTCTGCAGTCTACGCAACGGAGGTTTCAATGGCCGAATATTATGCCTATACCACGGAAGAAACCGAAAAACTGGAGGTCATGCAACTGGCTGAGGAACTCGGCGGGAATGTTGAGCATGCCATAAAACGCATTGTTCTCAAAAATACCGCAAATCAAAATAATAATTAA
- a CDS encoding DUF4141 domain-containing protein — MKKIIFMVMMAFTFAFTPLAKAQWVVTDPTNLASGIVNSANEIVQTSSTVSNVIKNFNEVKRVYEQGKEYYDKLKAVNNLVKDARKVQQTVLLVGDVSEMYVTNFGKMMNDPNFKPNELAAIANGYSALLNESTELLKELKQIITANGLSLNDKERMEVIDKVYKEVREYHALVKYFTNKNISVSIIRAKKKNNTQRVLELYGNPDQKYW; from the coding sequence ATGAAAAAGATCATTTTCATGGTGATGATGGCATTTACATTCGCCTTCACACCATTAGCAAAGGCGCAGTGGGTAGTAACCGATCCGACAAATCTTGCATCGGGTATTGTCAACAGTGCAAACGAGATTGTCCAGACATCCTCGACAGTTTCAAATGTAATCAAGAATTTCAACGAAGTCAAGCGAGTCTATGAGCAAGGAAAAGAATACTACGATAAGCTCAAGGCTGTAAATAATCTAGTAAAAGACGCGCGCAAAGTTCAGCAAACAGTTTTACTCGTTGGCGATGTATCTGAAATGTACGTTACCAATTTTGGTAAAATGATGAATGACCCCAATTTCAAACCGAATGAACTGGCAGCCATTGCAAACGGCTATTCTGCCTTGCTTAATGAGAGTACTGAGCTTTTAAAAGAATTAAAGCAGATTATCACTGCCAACGGCCTATCTCTTAATGACAAGGAAAGAATGGAAGTTATTGATAAAGTATACAAGGAAGTAAGGGAATACCATGCCCTTGTAAAATACTTTACCAACAAAAATATTTCCGTGAGTATCATTCGTGCCAAGAAGAAAAACAATACCCAACGAGTTCTTGAACTCTATGGAAATCCTGATCAAAAATATTGGTAA
- the traJ gene encoding conjugative transposon protein TraJ, whose translation MEYENLHEILRSLYDEMIPLSADMAGVAKGVAGLGALFYVAIKVWQALSRAEPIDVFPLLRPFALGICIMFFPTIVLGSINAVLSPVVKGTHAMLENQVLDLNALQEKKDKLEYEAMIRNPEKAYLVSDEAFDKKLEELGWSPGDLATMSAMYFERGMFQFGQSIKDSFREFLEILFNAAALVIDTIRTFFLIVLSILGPIAFAISVWDGFQATLNQWFTRYVSVYLWLPVADLFSSILARIQSLILERDIENLSDPSFIPDTTNTVYIIFMIIGIVGYFTVPTVTGWIIQASGATNFTRNIQQAASVASGGAGAVAGNIGGRLLKK comes from the coding sequence ATGGAATACGAGAACTTACATGAAATCTTAAGGTCGTTATACGACGAGATGATCCCACTTTCAGCTGATATGGCGGGAGTGGCTAAAGGTGTAGCCGGTTTAGGAGCGCTTTTCTATGTGGCTATAAAGGTATGGCAAGCATTAAGCCGTGCTGAACCTATCGACGTTTTTCCTTTACTCAGACCCTTCGCTTTGGGCATTTGTATCATGTTCTTTCCAACAATTGTGCTGGGATCTATCAATGCTGTTTTAAGCCCGGTTGTAAAAGGCACCCATGCCATGCTCGAAAATCAGGTTCTTGACCTAAATGCTTTACAGGAAAAGAAAGACAAACTGGAATATGAGGCAATGATCCGAAATCCTGAAAAAGCATATTTGGTTTCTGACGAAGCATTTGACAAAAAACTGGAAGAACTTGGCTGGTCGCCTGGGGACCTTGCTACCATGAGCGCTATGTATTTTGAGCGGGGAATGTTCCAATTTGGACAGAGTATTAAAGATTCTTTTAGGGAGTTTCTGGAAATATTATTCAATGCAGCGGCTTTGGTGATCGATACCATAAGAACATTTTTTCTGATAGTCCTTTCAATTCTAGGACCAATCGCATTTGCCATAAGTGTCTGGGATGGATTTCAGGCCACATTAAATCAGTGGTTTACGAGATATGTCAGCGTGTATTTATGGCTACCTGTTGCTGACCTGTTCAGCTCCATCCTTGCCAGAATACAGTCTCTGATTTTGGAGCGCGATATCGAGAATTTATCCGATCCTTCCTTTATTCCAGATACAACCAACACCGTATACATCATTTTTATGATCATCGGGATAGTAGGATATTTTACGGTTCCTACGGTAACAGGCTGGATCATTCAAGCTTCTGGTGCTACAAATTTCACCCGAAATATTCAGCAGGCTGCAAGTGTTGCTAGTGGTGGTGCGGGGGCTGTTGCCGGAAATATTGGTGGGAGATTACTTAAAAAATAA
- the traK gene encoding conjugative transposon protein TraK, whose protein sequence is MEFKTLRNIENSFRQIRLYAIIFALLCTGIVGYAIWKSYSFAEKQREKIYVLDQGKSLMLALAQDASINRPVEAREHVRRFHELFFTLAPDKNAIESNMKRAFNLADKSVFDYYNDLAEKGYYNRIISGNVQQRVEVDSVICNFDSYPYSVKTYSTQFIIRSSNVTKRNLVTSCNLLNSVRSDNNPQGFNIEKFAVLENRDLEVVER, encoded by the coding sequence ATGGAATTTAAAACCCTCCGGAATATAGAAAATAGCTTCCGCCAGATCAGGCTTTATGCGATAATTTTTGCCTTGTTATGCACTGGTATCGTTGGATACGCAATCTGGAAGTCATACAGTTTCGCGGAAAAGCAACGGGAAAAAATCTATGTCTTGGATCAGGGCAAATCATTGATGCTGGCGCTTGCACAGGATGCCAGCATCAACCGCCCTGTTGAGGCAAGAGAGCATGTAAGACGTTTTCACGAACTGTTTTTTACCCTGGCCCCGGACAAAAATGCTATTGAGAGCAACATGAAGCGTGCTTTTAATCTTGCCGACAAGAGCGTATTTGACTATTACAATGACCTTGCGGAAAAGGGATATTATAATCGTATCATCAGTGGAAATGTACAGCAAAGGGTCGAAGTTGACAGTGTAATCTGCAACTTCGATTCTTACCCCTATTCAGTAAAAACTTATTCCACTCAATTTATCATCCGTTCAAGCAACGTGACCAAGCGTAATCTGGTCACTTCCTGTAATCTGCTAAACTCCGTTCGGTCAGATAATAACCCACAGGGCTTCAACATCGAGAAATTCGCCGTGTTGGAGAACAGGGATCTGGAAGTTGTAGAACGTTAA
- a CDS encoding nitrogen regulatory IIA protein encodes MNLRTKIENRINDLDDCWRELPIKKQRKYTIYFFLLYTILTLIVVVNVCVETGEADQEVAIRHIENPVEKTEKSGLIAKDSVSINLKNENNGK; translated from the coding sequence ATGAATCTAAGAACAAAAATCGAAAATCGTATCAATGATCTTGATGACTGTTGGCGCGAATTGCCCATAAAAAAGCAGCGAAAATATACTATTTATTTTTTCCTGTTGTACACCATTTTAACGCTTATTGTTGTGGTAAACGTATGTGTCGAAACGGGAGAAGCAGATCAGGAAGTTGCCATCCGGCATATTGAGAATCCTGTCGAAAAAACAGAAAAGTCCGGTCTTATAGCCAAGGACAGTGTATCAATTAACTTAAAAAATGAGAATAATGGAAAATAA